A DNA window from Mesorhizobium sp. C432A contains the following coding sequences:
- a CDS encoding FAD-binding oxidoreductase codes for MQLTEKDIVWRSHWLRQALPEDPNLAPPLEEATQADICIVGGGYLGLWTAIRLKQHNPAFDVVIVERDICGGGPSGRNSGMVLSAWTKYSALAALRDGNDALSIIKASEAAIGGIEAFCKAEGIDSWFDRIGWIWGATCEAQLGVWDDALNKLAAHGYVPARRVSRDEIAAMAGTTSHLGGAFDASSATVHPGFLVRGLRRAALTRGVRIYEKSPMTRFSRDGTLKVETGRGTVSCGKIVLAMNAWSGAIRELAPAIFNISSDDAMSKPIPDLLDKIGYRRAPLMIDSRVFVGGWSPTRDGRLSVGVSGGVIGLGGIVDRRFHGLSPRVADMRRALRDGHPALADFPLDTSWNGPIDRTVSGVPLFGALPANRDIVYGYGFSGNGTTMAYLGGKILTGLLTGGESELTHSALVRPVTRGFPSEPFRFVGAHFVRGAVRRRDDLEHAGRKPGLVTRWLAGLAPSGVTPSKANLRARKG; via the coding sequence ATGCAACTGACGGAAAAGGACATCGTCTGGCGAAGCCATTGGCTGCGGCAGGCCCTGCCCGAGGACCCGAACCTTGCGCCTCCGCTCGAAGAGGCGACGCAGGCTGACATCTGCATCGTCGGCGGCGGCTATCTGGGCCTGTGGACCGCTATACGCCTCAAGCAGCACAATCCCGCCTTCGATGTTGTCATCGTCGAGCGCGACATTTGCGGCGGTGGCCCGAGCGGCCGCAACTCCGGCATGGTGCTCTCGGCATGGACGAAATACAGCGCGCTCGCCGCGCTGCGCGACGGAAACGATGCACTTTCGATCATCAAGGCATCCGAAGCCGCAATCGGCGGCATCGAGGCTTTCTGCAAGGCCGAGGGAATAGACAGCTGGTTTGATCGCATCGGCTGGATCTGGGGTGCGACGTGCGAAGCCCAGCTTGGCGTCTGGGACGACGCGTTGAACAAGCTGGCGGCGCATGGCTACGTGCCGGCGCGACGAGTTTCGCGCGACGAGATCGCAGCGATGGCCGGCACGACGAGCCACCTCGGCGGCGCGTTCGATGCGTCGTCGGCAACCGTGCATCCCGGTTTCCTCGTGCGCGGCCTGCGCCGGGCAGCACTAACACGCGGCGTGCGCATCTATGAAAAGTCGCCGATGACGCGGTTTTCGCGCGACGGCACGCTCAAGGTGGAGACGGGGAGAGGCACTGTGTCCTGCGGCAAGATTGTGCTTGCCATGAATGCATGGTCCGGCGCCATTCGAGAACTGGCGCCGGCAATCTTCAACATCTCCAGCGACGACGCCATGTCAAAACCCATTCCAGACCTTCTCGACAAGATCGGCTACCGCCGCGCGCCGCTGATGATCGATTCCCGCGTTTTCGTCGGCGGTTGGTCGCCGACGCGCGATGGTCGGCTGTCTGTCGGCGTCAGTGGCGGCGTCATCGGCCTCGGCGGCATCGTCGACAGGCGGTTTCATGGTCTATCGCCACGGGTCGCCGACATGCGCCGCGCGTTGCGGGATGGTCACCCGGCGCTCGCCGACTTTCCGCTCGATACATCATGGAACGGCCCGATCGATCGGACCGTCAGCGGCGTGCCACTGTTCGGCGCCCTGCCCGCCAACCGCGACATCGTCTACGGCTACGGCTTCTCCGGCAACGGCACGACGATGGCCTATCTCGGCGGCAAGATCCTGACCGGCCTGTTGACCGGCGGCGAATCCGAGCTCACCCATTCGGCGCTCGTGCGCCCAGTGACGCGAGGCTTCCCATCCGAACCATTCCGGTTCGTCGGCGCGCATTTCGTCCGCGGCGCGGTGCGGCGGCGCGACGATCTCGAACATGCCGGCCGCAAGCCCGGCCTCGTGACCAGATGGCTGGCGGGATTGGCCCCGTCAGGCGTCACCCCTTCGAAAGCCAACCTCCGCGCAAGGAAAGGATGA
- a CDS encoding M20 aminoacylase family protein — protein MKLVPSVQQLETEMTAWRRHLHANPELGFEEFETARFVADKLRAWGIETTEGVGRTGVVGTLRGRLGAGRSLGIRADMDALPMTEARPLAHASRTPGRMHGCGHDGHTTMLLGAASALVRSPDFAGTVHFIFQPAEEGRGGALAMLNEGLFERFPCDEVYALHNCERPLGEIAVHRGTVAAGADRFGIVVHGRGGHAAMPHLAINPLPIAARILLAIEALPGRVTDVHSPAIVTVGSLRAGEAFNTIPDTAFLTGTVRTFDHQVQKTLETAIRRIAKNEAEAFGAGIDLRYETPFAPTINTAAQADAMIAIVNEVMGPASLVIDPPPEMGSEDFCYMLEQRPGCYFLLGQADDAHQAAAHDTNYDFNDAILPIGASLWVRLVERRLSARGAS, from the coding sequence ATGAAACTGGTTCCGTCGGTGCAGCAACTCGAGACCGAGATGACGGCGTGGCGGCGGCATCTCCATGCCAATCCCGAGCTCGGTTTCGAAGAGTTCGAGACGGCCCGTTTCGTGGCGGACAAACTGCGCGCGTGGGGCATCGAGACGACCGAAGGCGTCGGACGCACAGGTGTCGTCGGCACGCTCAGGGGCAGGCTTGGCGCTGGTCGCAGCCTTGGCATCCGCGCCGACATGGATGCCCTGCCGATGACTGAGGCACGGCCGCTGGCGCATGCGTCCCGCACCCCCGGGCGGATGCATGGCTGCGGCCATGACGGCCATACCACTATGCTGCTCGGCGCAGCCTCGGCGCTTGTTCGCTCGCCCGACTTCGCCGGCACGGTGCATTTCATCTTCCAGCCGGCCGAGGAGGGTCGAGGTGGGGCGCTTGCCATGCTGAACGAGGGTCTTTTCGAGCGTTTCCCCTGCGATGAAGTCTACGCGCTGCACAATTGCGAACGGCCGCTCGGCGAGATCGCCGTCCACCGCGGAACGGTGGCCGCGGGGGCCGATCGCTTCGGGATCGTCGTCCACGGAAGGGGCGGCCATGCGGCGATGCCGCATCTGGCGATCAATCCACTCCCCATCGCCGCGCGCATCCTGCTGGCAATCGAAGCCCTGCCCGGCCGCGTCACCGATGTGCATTCTCCCGCAATCGTCACCGTTGGCAGCCTGCGCGCAGGCGAAGCCTTCAACACCATCCCCGATACGGCGTTTCTGACCGGCACCGTGCGCACCTTCGACCACCAGGTTCAAAAGACGCTGGAGACGGCAATCCGCCGCATCGCGAAAAACGAAGCTGAAGCTTTTGGCGCCGGCATCGACCTCCGCTACGAAACGCCCTTCGCACCGACGATAAACACTGCGGCGCAAGCCGACGCGATGATCGCGATTGTGAACGAGGTGATGGGACCGGCAAGTCTCGTCATCGATCCGCCTCCCGAGATGGGTTCTGAAGATTTCTGCTACATGCTGGAACAGCGGCCCGGCTGCTATTTCCTGCTCGGCCAGGCCGACGATGCGCACCAGGCCGCGGCTCACGACACCAACTACGATTTCAACGACGCAATCCTGCCGATTGGCGCGAGCCTTTGGGTCAGGCTCGTGGAGCGCCGCCTATCAGCCAGAGGCGCATCGTGA
- a CDS encoding ABC transporter permease, translating to MSADRFRKWLMYAYAATLLAFIILPLLIVVPMSLTSSNSLAFPTPGWSLRWYAELWVDERWPNALWNSVIIGLSTTVLALLLGIPAAIGLAWGDFAGKRILYAIIAAPLVTPVVIVGVAAFSFFATLGLVGNKLSIILVHTAMAVPVMLTTVVASLSTFDRTLVRAAASLGAGAMRTFFKVVLPLIAPGVVTGAIIAFIISFDEVVVASFLSTGAERTLPRMIFSGVRESISPAIAAVAVLLIAFSAILLGLIAILQSRSQALRAKASA from the coding sequence ATGAGCGCCGACCGCTTCCGGAAATGGCTGATGTACGCCTATGCGGCGACGTTGCTGGCTTTCATCATCCTGCCCCTGCTGATCGTGGTCCCCATGTCGCTGACCTCGAGCAATTCGCTGGCATTTCCGACGCCGGGCTGGTCGTTGCGCTGGTATGCCGAACTGTGGGTCGACGAGCGCTGGCCGAACGCGCTGTGGAACTCGGTCATCATCGGGCTATCCACCACGGTTCTGGCTTTGCTGCTCGGCATACCTGCGGCGATCGGGCTCGCCTGGGGTGATTTTGCCGGGAAACGGATCCTCTACGCGATCATCGCCGCGCCTTTGGTGACGCCGGTCGTCATCGTCGGCGTCGCGGCCTTTTCATTCTTCGCCACGTTGGGACTCGTTGGCAACAAGCTATCGATCATTCTGGTGCACACGGCGATGGCCGTGCCTGTGATGCTAACCACCGTCGTCGCCAGCCTTTCGACCTTCGACCGGACGTTGGTTCGTGCGGCGGCATCGCTGGGCGCCGGCGCCATGCGCACCTTCTTCAAGGTGGTGCTGCCGCTGATAGCGCCGGGCGTCGTTACAGGGGCCATCATCGCCTTCATCATTTCTTTCGACGAAGTCGTCGTCGCAAGCTTCCTCTCGACGGGCGCGGAGCGAACCTTGCCCCGCATGATATTCTCCGGGGTGCGCGAGTCCATCAGCCCTGCCATCGCGGCTGTCGCCGTGCTGCTGATCGCTTTCTCGGCGATCCTGCTTGGGCTCATCGCCATCCTGCAGAGCCGCTCGCAAGCTCTCCGCGCAAAGGCATCGGCATGA
- a CDS encoding ABC transporter permease: protein MPAGKAESGLPGEPVFAALVEDLADARRAGKEGVLAQLVNQRVVGSRFLVIKTAKDAADGKLGMRPVRDEVLAQQAGWKNIDLWQVIARQQSARTDYYLLASLDLKRGADNSIEAVSADRAIFVDALLRTIWISIVVTVICAVLAVPLAQAIVSAPPAWSKLMFALILFPLWTSLLVRTVIWIIVLQKNGPVNSTLLGLGIVSEPLDLIYTRFSLYLAMVQVLLPMMVLSVVAVMRRVPTTYMRAALSLGAPWLTAWRRVQLPLILPGILSGGAIVFVFALGYYITPTLVGGPTDQMISSYIAFYTNSTLNWGMGAALSLQLLMILVLFAFLFWTASVLFRSKAHVV from the coding sequence TTGCCGGCTGGAAAAGCAGAGAGCGGCCTGCCTGGCGAACCCGTCTTTGCAGCACTCGTCGAGGACCTGGCCGACGCGCGGCGCGCCGGGAAGGAAGGCGTCCTGGCGCAACTCGTGAACCAGCGCGTTGTCGGTAGCCGTTTCCTCGTCATCAAGACGGCAAAGGATGCGGCCGACGGCAAGCTCGGCATGCGCCCCGTGCGCGACGAGGTGCTCGCCCAACAGGCCGGCTGGAAAAACATCGATCTCTGGCAGGTCATAGCGCGTCAGCAAAGCGCGCGAACGGACTATTATCTGCTTGCGAGCCTCGACCTGAAGCGCGGCGCGGACAATTCGATCGAAGCCGTTTCGGCCGACCGCGCCATCTTCGTCGACGCGCTGCTGCGTACGATCTGGATCAGCATCGTGGTGACGGTCATCTGCGCGGTGCTCGCCGTGCCGCTGGCGCAGGCGATCGTCAGCGCGCCGCCTGCCTGGTCGAAGCTGATGTTCGCGCTGATCCTGTTTCCGCTCTGGACATCGCTGCTGGTGCGCACCGTCATCTGGATCATCGTGCTGCAGAAGAACGGTCCCGTGAATTCCACACTGCTCGGATTGGGTATCGTCAGCGAACCCCTCGACCTCATCTACACCCGCTTTTCGCTGTACCTGGCGATGGTTCAGGTTCTGCTGCCCATGATGGTCCTCTCCGTCGTCGCCGTCATGCGGCGGGTTCCGACCACCTACATGCGCGCGGCGCTGTCGTTGGGCGCGCCGTGGCTCACGGCGTGGCGCCGCGTCCAGTTGCCGTTGATCCTGCCCGGGATCCTGTCCGGCGGGGCGATCGTTTTTGTCTTCGCTCTCGGCTATTACATCACCCCGACGCTTGTCGGCGGGCCGACAGACCAGATGATCTCCAGCTACATAGCCTTCTACACCAACAGCACGCTGAACTGGGGCATGGGCGCAGCGCTTTCCCTGCAACTGCTGATGATCCTCGTATTGTTTGCGTTCCTGTTCTGGACGGCATCCGTCCTCTTCCGCAGCAAGGCGCATGTCGTATGA
- a CDS encoding ABC transporter substrate-binding protein has product MRTYLQAVSAAAICLATSTFAASAADPVTVVGWGGTWDKAYKDGVWDKYTEKTGVPIVMEEWGGEVAKVRAQVQAGNITYDVVSVEAPAMEVGCAEGLFVPLTPEITGDAANYLPGTLHECGVASDTWATVLAYNTDVYKGDAAPKSWADFWNVEKFPGKRGLYQQAQFTLENALMADGVKREDMYKVLATPEGVDRAFAMLDKIKPNVVWWSTTTQGIQNLDSGEVTLSDAFNARITNEAINEKKPYAIAWDAGFFYGTDYWAVVKGAPHQQGGLDLLKWFSIPENQAGFSKLYAYGTGRKEAADLIPADWKANLPTSPEHLQYGAAYDNDFWTEHKEALEERFKAWLAK; this is encoded by the coding sequence ATGAGGACTTATCTGCAAGCCGTATCTGCCGCCGCGATCTGCCTCGCGACCTCGACTTTTGCCGCGTCCGCGGCCGATCCCGTCACGGTGGTCGGCTGGGGTGGTACATGGGACAAGGCCTACAAGGATGGAGTCTGGGACAAGTACACCGAAAAGACGGGCGTCCCGATCGTCATGGAAGAGTGGGGCGGCGAGGTCGCCAAGGTGCGTGCCCAGGTGCAGGCGGGCAACATTACCTACGACGTCGTCTCGGTGGAAGCGCCCGCCATGGAAGTCGGCTGCGCCGAAGGCCTGTTCGTCCCGCTGACACCCGAGATCACAGGCGACGCAGCGAATTATCTCCCAGGAACCCTGCACGAATGCGGTGTCGCGTCCGACACATGGGCAACGGTTCTTGCCTACAACACGGATGTCTATAAGGGCGACGCCGCGCCAAAGAGCTGGGCGGACTTCTGGAACGTCGAGAAATTTCCGGGAAAGCGCGGCCTCTACCAGCAAGCGCAGTTCACACTGGAAAATGCGCTGATGGCCGACGGCGTGAAACGCGAGGACATGTACAAGGTGCTGGCCACGCCGGAAGGCGTCGACCGGGCTTTCGCCATGCTCGACAAGATCAAGCCGAACGTCGTCTGGTGGTCCACCACGACGCAGGGCATCCAGAACCTGGACAGCGGCGAAGTGACGCTCAGCGACGCGTTCAATGCACGCATCACCAACGAAGCCATCAACGAGAAGAAGCCCTACGCCATCGCGTGGGACGCCGGCTTCTTCTACGGCACCGACTACTGGGCCGTGGTGAAGGGCGCACCGCACCAGCAAGGCGGGCTGGATCTCCTCAAGTGGTTCTCCATCCCTGAAAACCAGGCCGGCTTCTCCAAGCTCTATGCCTATGGCACCGGCCGCAAGGAAGCCGCCGACCTCATTCCCGCGGACTGGAAGGCCAACCTGCCGACGTCGCCGGAGCACCTCCAGTACGGCGCCGCCTATGACAACGACTTCTGGACCGAGCACAAGGAAGCGTTGGAAGAACGCTTCAAGGCCTGGCTCGCGAAGTAA
- a CDS encoding aminotransferase class III-fold pyridoxal phosphate-dependent enzyme — MLQGPRDVRANVSLAAVLDEARQRFADANPNSLARQNEAAASLPGGNTRAVLWYPPFPVSFVSGEGCRVTDLDGHTYVDLVSEYSAGFYGHSDKAISAALVEVIQGGIMLGAPNRYEARLAAAVVERFPAIERVRFCNSGTEANIMAISAARAITKRSKILAFREGYHGGILTFAHGGSPLNLPFPFVFADYNDSAGAVALINEQGDELAAVIVEPMMGGGGCIPATREFLQALRTATKETGALLIFDEVMTSRLDYRALHGAHEIFPDFVTLGKYIGGGASFGAFGGRADLVDRFDPALPGAFSHGGTFNNNILSMAAGFTGLTQVLTQEASRAINARGDRLREAMNVSLERHGVEGIVIGRGSLMNLHFVRGPVYTPARLDDADPSVIALWHIEMLLRGYYVTPRGMLALSLPFGNAELDGFAAAFDDFLSSNLKILPRRTN; from the coding sequence ATGCTGCAAGGCCCTAGAGACGTGCGCGCCAATGTCAGTCTCGCTGCTGTTCTGGACGAGGCGCGACAGCGTTTCGCTGACGCCAACCCGAACAGCCTGGCGCGTCAGAACGAGGCCGCGGCATCGTTGCCGGGCGGCAATACGAGGGCCGTTCTATGGTACCCGCCATTCCCTGTTTCGTTCGTCTCCGGCGAGGGCTGCAGGGTAACCGATCTCGACGGCCATACCTATGTCGACTTGGTCTCGGAATACAGCGCCGGCTTCTACGGCCACTCCGACAAGGCGATTTCGGCGGCCCTTGTGGAGGTCATACAGGGCGGCATCATGCTGGGTGCACCCAACCGCTACGAGGCGCGCCTGGCAGCGGCGGTGGTCGAGCGTTTTCCAGCCATCGAGCGCGTGCGCTTCTGCAACTCGGGCACCGAGGCGAACATCATGGCGATTTCCGCCGCTCGCGCCATCACGAAGCGTTCGAAGATACTCGCCTTCCGGGAAGGCTATCACGGCGGCATACTGACTTTTGCGCATGGCGGCTCACCGCTCAATTTGCCTTTCCCCTTTGTCTTCGCCGACTACAACGATAGTGCAGGCGCCGTGGCGCTCATCAATGAACAGGGCGACGAGCTTGCCGCCGTCATCGTCGAACCGATGATGGGCGGCGGCGGCTGCATCCCGGCGACCCGCGAGTTCCTGCAGGCGCTGCGCACAGCGACGAAGGAGACCGGCGCGCTGCTGATCTTCGACGAGGTCATGACCTCGCGCCTCGATTATCGAGCGCTCCATGGCGCTCATGAAATTTTTCCCGATTTCGTGACGCTCGGAAAGTACATCGGCGGCGGTGCGAGTTTTGGCGCATTCGGTGGACGCGCAGACCTCGTCGACCGCTTCGATCCGGCTTTGCCTGGTGCGTTCTCGCATGGTGGGACGTTCAACAACAATATTCTCAGCATGGCTGCTGGTTTCACCGGTCTGACGCAGGTGCTGACGCAAGAGGCGAGCCGCGCCATCAATGCGCGCGGCGATCGCTTGCGTGAAGCGATGAACGTCTCCCTTGAACGACATGGCGTCGAGGGCATCGTCATAGGGCGCGGGTCGTTGATGAACCTGCATTTCGTCAGGGGGCCGGTGTACACGCCGGCGCGGCTCGACGATGCCGATCCATCGGTGATTGCGCTGTGGCATATCGAGATGCTGTTGCGAGGGTACTACGTGACGCCGCGCGGCATGCTGGCGTTGTCACTGCCATTTGGCAACGCCGAACTCGACGGCTTCGCCGCCGCATTCGACGATTTCCTGTCGAGCAACCTCAAAATACTGCCCCGCCGGACAAACTGA
- a CDS encoding GntR family transcriptional regulator: MLDRKDATAGSAAQKTAHVRVHTGLKEALMNGDFLPGQRLVVRQLAEQYRTSAMPVREALRQLVSDEAMFDHPNRGVIVPEATVARISDLVRVRCSVEGTAAEWAATTITPEELDELAKLNRLMRECVESNVMANYLGLNRRFHFTMYHAARSPLIQQIIEKLWLQAGPFLNIVRSDVTYGLGLDHHDEMLAALRRADGAAARKALVADLREAADIILRAAAAAEAQPARKRPASVRRDPKAQAR, translated from the coding sequence ATGCTCGATCGCAAGGATGCCACCGCTGGCTCGGCCGCGCAAAAGACAGCTCATGTTCGTGTCCATACGGGCTTGAAGGAAGCACTGATGAACGGTGACTTCCTTCCCGGCCAAAGACTGGTCGTGCGACAGCTTGCCGAACAGTACCGGACCAGCGCCATGCCGGTGCGCGAGGCCTTGCGGCAACTCGTCAGCGACGAGGCGATGTTCGACCACCCAAACCGGGGCGTCATCGTCCCCGAGGCCACGGTGGCGCGTATTTCGGATCTCGTGCGTGTGCGCTGCAGCGTTGAAGGGACGGCGGCCGAATGGGCTGCGACGACCATCACGCCCGAAGAACTCGATGAATTGGCGAAGCTGAACAGGCTGATGCGCGAGTGCGTCGAGAGCAACGTCATGGCTAACTATCTCGGCCTGAACAGGCGCTTCCATTTCACGATGTACCATGCCGCGCGATCACCTCTCATCCAGCAGATCATCGAGAAATTGTGGCTGCAGGCAGGACCGTTCTTGAACATCGTCCGCTCGGACGTGACCTACGGCCTGGGCCTGGACCATCACGACGAAATGCTCGCGGCGCTGCGTCGCGCCGATGGCGCGGCTGCGCGCAAGGCCCTGGTGGCCGATCTGCGCGAGGCCGCCGACATCATTCTTCGCGCCGCGGCGGCGGCTGAGGCGCAGCCTGCTCGCAAGCGCCCGGCTTCGGTACGCCGTGATCCGAAGGCGCAGGCGCGGTGA
- a CDS encoding ABC transporter ATP-binding protein, which produces MGGSPRGPVHVEFRGVSKRYGHAVQAVRQLDLEIMRGEFLTLLGPSGSGKTTALMMLAGFEDTTKGEILIDGQRIDNVPANRRGIGMVFQNYALFPHMTVAENLAFPLEVRKLGREEVRRRVGNVLDMVQLPEFGNRRPAQLSGGQQQRVAVARALIFEPNLVLMDEPLGALDKQLREQMQFEIKDIHARLGVTFVYVTHDQTEALTMSDRIAVFSAGRIEQLSTPRELYERPAASFVASFIGENNRMFGAVLAGSEDGGVSVRLDDGDVVLNAMSCGAALSAGARVTLSIRPERLSVLQDGVTALNEIPATVVQSIYVGDHVRLVAATASGQKFIVKLATSSSQPKLDPGTAIRLGCGREDCLALDR; this is translated from the coding sequence ATGGGCGGATCTCCGCGTGGGCCGGTTCACGTCGAGTTTCGCGGCGTCAGCAAGCGCTACGGGCATGCGGTCCAGGCGGTGCGCCAGCTCGACCTGGAAATCATGCGCGGCGAATTCCTGACGCTGCTAGGGCCTTCCGGTTCCGGCAAGACGACGGCGCTGATGATGCTGGCAGGATTCGAAGATACGACCAAGGGCGAAATTCTCATTGACGGTCAGCGCATCGACAACGTTCCCGCCAATCGTCGCGGCATCGGCATGGTGTTCCAGAACTACGCGCTTTTCCCGCACATGACGGTCGCCGAAAATCTGGCTTTCCCGCTCGAGGTCCGCAAACTTGGCCGCGAGGAGGTCAGGCGACGTGTCGGGAACGTTCTCGACATGGTCCAGTTGCCCGAATTCGGCAATCGGCGGCCAGCGCAGCTTTCGGGCGGGCAGCAACAACGCGTGGCGGTTGCCCGCGCCCTGATTTTCGAACCAAATCTTGTCTTGATGGACGAACCGCTTGGCGCCCTCGACAAGCAGCTGCGCGAGCAGATGCAGTTCGAGATCAAGGATATTCACGCCCGGCTGGGCGTGACCTTCGTCTACGTCACGCACGACCAGACCGAAGCGCTGACCATGTCGGACCGGATCGCAGTGTTCAGCGCCGGCCGCATCGAGCAACTGTCGACGCCGCGCGAACTGTACGAGCGTCCCGCGGCGAGCTTTGTCGCAAGCTTCATCGGCGAGAACAACCGCATGTTCGGCGCCGTGCTGGCCGGGAGCGAGGATGGCGGCGTATCCGTCCGCCTCGACGACGGCGACGTTGTGCTGAACGCCATGTCCTGCGGCGCTGCGCTTTCTGCGGGTGCCAGGGTGACGCTGTCCATAAGGCCCGAGCGCCTGTCCGTTCTGCAGGACGGCGTCACAGCGCTCAACGAGATCCCGGCGACGGTCGTTCAGTCAATCTATGTCGGCGATCATGTCCGGCTCGTCGCCGCGACCGCGAGCGGCCAGAAATTCATCGTCAAGCTTGCTACTTCGTCGTCTCAGCCGAAGCTCGATCCGGGTACGGCGATCCGGCTGGGCTGTGGCCGCGAGGATTGCCTCGCGCTCGATAGATAA
- a CDS encoding 3-keto-5-aminohexanoate cleavage protein translates to MKKSPKVVITCAVTGSIHTPTMSPYLPITPSEIVDAAVGAAEAGASVIHLHARDPETGKPTPDPKLFMDFLPRIKQQTNAVMNISTGGGLKMTLDERLEAAHAAKPELCSLNMGSMNFALHHIAPKYTDWKYDWEKGYLEDTKKGIVSNTFEQIERIILEVGQAYGTKFEFECYDVSHLYTLAHFLDRKLLKPPLFVQTIFGLLGGIGADAEDMMHMRRTADRLFGDDYLWSILAAGKHQMNLCTMGAIMGGNVRVGLEDSLYIGKGALAKSNAEQVAKIKRILGELSLEIATPEEARQLLDLKGGNEVGF, encoded by the coding sequence ATGAAGAAATCGCCGAAAGTCGTCATCACCTGTGCGGTCACCGGCTCGATCCACACGCCGACGATGAGCCCCTATCTGCCGATAACGCCGTCAGAGATCGTCGATGCCGCCGTCGGCGCAGCCGAAGCCGGCGCGTCGGTGATCCATCTGCATGCCCGCGACCCCGAGACGGGCAAACCGACCCCCGATCCTAAGCTCTTCATGGACTTCCTGCCGCGCATTAAGCAGCAAACCAACGCGGTGATGAACATCTCTACCGGCGGCGGCCTCAAGATGACGCTCGACGAACGTCTCGAAGCCGCCCATGCCGCCAAACCCGAACTCTGCTCGCTCAACATGGGGTCGATGAATTTCGCCTTGCACCACATCGCGCCGAAATACACCGACTGGAAGTACGACTGGGAGAAGGGCTACCTGGAAGACACGAAGAAGGGCATCGTCTCCAACACGTTCGAGCAGATCGAGCGCATCATCCTCGAGGTTGGCCAGGCCTACGGCACCAAGTTCGAGTTCGAGTGCTATGACGTCAGTCACCTCTACACGCTGGCGCACTTTCTCGACCGCAAGCTGCTGAAGCCGCCGCTTTTCGTCCAGACGATCTTCGGACTTCTGGGCGGAATCGGCGCCGACGCCGAAGACATGATGCACATGCGCAGGACGGCGGACAGGCTGTTCGGAGACGACTATCTCTGGTCGATCCTTGCCGCCGGCAAGCACCAGATGAACCTCTGCACGATGGGTGCGATCATGGGTGGCAATGTGCGTGTCGGGCTGGAAGACAGTCTCTATATCGGCAAGGGCGCGCTTGCCAAGAGCAATGCCGAGCAGGTCGCCAAGATCAAGCGCATCCTTGGCGAACTGTCGCTTGAAATAGCGACGCCCGAAGAGGCGCGGCAGCTGCTGGATCTCAAGGGTGGCAACGAGGTCGGGTTTTGA
- a CDS encoding acyl-CoA thioesterase, whose translation MTAPGIETYVGVVHPWMCDAMGHLNVRHYVAMFDDASFQLLGRIAAPNLTPTLGWADVRMEIDYAHETAVGTLVTIRSVVEKVGKSSLTCLHEMRGTLDDVLYARVLTVTVRFDLSLRSKIDLEADARHAATSLLRAEGDTRR comes from the coding sequence TTGACCGCGCCCGGCATTGAAACCTATGTCGGCGTCGTGCACCCTTGGATGTGCGACGCGATGGGCCATCTCAACGTTCGTCACTACGTCGCCATGTTCGATGATGCCAGCTTCCAGCTGCTGGGCAGGATTGCCGCTCCCAATCTAACGCCGACTCTCGGCTGGGCGGACGTCAGGATGGAGATCGACTATGCGCACGAAACCGCGGTTGGAACCTTGGTCACCATTCGCTCGGTTGTCGAAAAGGTTGGGAAGTCGTCTCTGACCTGTCTGCATGAAATGCGCGGCACGCTCGACGATGTTCTGTATGCCCGTGTTTTGACGGTTACGGTACGATTCGACCTGAGTTTACGCAGCAAGATCGACCTTGAGGCGGATGCGCGTCATGCGGCGACAAGCCTTCTGAGGGCTGAAGGCGATACACGTCGATAA